A segment of the Zalophus californianus isolate mZalCal1 chromosome 15, mZalCal1.pri.v2, whole genome shotgun sequence genome:
ttgggtatagagattacttaaataaataaaacttaaaaaaaaattaagacgcTGTCTTTATTCTGAGAGtcttgggggttaggacttggacatatgaatttggggtgagGGTGGTACAATTCAGCCCACAATACCCTCCCGCCAAGCTTGATGGGTTCAAGGTACCTGGGATTAAATAGATAGATGGAGATGAGAAGAAAGAACTGTGGGAATGCTTTTCAGCATGGTCAGCAAATTCTTATTGGCTTCTGAATATTGTGGTTGATACAATTTAGAGACTCTAAATCTCATTATCTTCCACTTACAAATGTCAAGTTTTGTTCTTGAAGGAACTTAAACCACAGCCAGATCATTTTGATCCTATGAAGGCTTGGTTTTAGACTTTTTAGAGTGGGTCTATTTCAATTTTGCCCTTAGTCCTAGGGTGTAGTCCTTGGTTCCAGGAAGTGGTCCTTACTTTTAATGTGTGGACCTTCTGGGGTTTCAATGGAAAGCCAGAATGTTTACCAGACTTTTCTAACTTGACAGGATTTGAGctccaaatttttctttctctagcatTGGACCACAGTTGAAATTTCCACTGAGCTTTTGCCTTCCTCTGGATTCCTTGGAATCCTGTCCTGTACATGGGCAGTGCAGGAGTCAGCCAAGGATTTCAGAGGAGTTTGTACACAGATCTTAGGGTTCTCCCTCTGGTGTGCTCTTCTCTCAGGGGTTCCCCCTTCAATGTTAGATGGCTCCGAGGCCCTGACCTCTGATTCCTCAGCGGGGTATGTTGGCTTTTTTCTGCTTGAGATCTATCCCCACCCCCTTTTCACCCACACCTactccaccccagcccccctcTGCACAGACTGAGTGACCTGGGAGAAAAGCTGAGTAAATGGGGATCTCACTCCATGTTCTTCCCTTTTTTCAAGGATCATAACCTCTCCAGTTTCTACCTACTTTTGTTTGCTCTCAAATACTTTCAAAcagttggcttttaaaaatattttgtctggAATTTAGAATTGTTATCAGCGGATAGTTAGTCTGATACAAGCCACCATTACTAATTAGAAATGGAAACTCCTGAAGAGTTTTAAGCCTgctcattgctttttctttttttaagatttatttatattagagagagagagagaatgtgcactcGCACTCAAgagtagggtggggaggggcagaggaagagggagagaaagtccaaAGCAGACACCTCACAGATagtggagcctgacctggggcttgatctcatagccctgagatcataacctgagctgaaatcaagagtcggatgcttaacaaactgccccacccaagtgcccctaaaaagatattctttttttttaaatattttatttatttacttgagagagagaatgagagagagaaagcacgagagggggtagggtcacagggagaagcagactccccgctgagcggggagcccgatgcgggactcgatcccaggagcctgggatcatgacctgagccgaaggcagtcgcttaaccaactgagccacccaggcgccccttaaaaagaTATTCTTGCGCTCCGTCGCCACCGCCGCCTCCGCCCGCGTTGCAACCATGCCGCCCTACACCATTGTCTACTTTCCTGTGCGAGGGCGCTGCGAGGCCATGCGCATGCTGCTGGCTGACCAGGGCCAGAGCTGGAAGGAGGAGGTGGTGACCAAGGAGCGCTGGCTGCAGGGCCCGCTCAAGGCCTCCTGTCTGTATGGGCAGCTCCCCAAGTTCCAGGACGGAGACCTCACCCTGCACCAGTCCAATGCCATCCTGCGACACCTGGGCCGCTCCCTTGGGCTGTACGGGAAGGACCATCGGGAGGCAGCCCTGCTGGATATGGTGAACAATGGTGTGGAGGACCTTCGCTGCAAATACGTCATGCTCATCTACACTAACTacgaggcagggaaggaggagtaCTTGAAGGCACTACCAGAGTACCTGAAGCCCTTTGAGACGCTGTTGTCCCAGAACGAGGGGGGACACGCCTTCATCGTGGGCAACCAGATCTCCTTCACCGACTACGACCTGCTGGACCTGCTGCTGATTCACCAGGTCCTGGACCCCAGCTGCCTGGACTCCTTGCCCCTGCTCTCTGCCTATGTGATGCGCCTCAGCGCCCGGCCCAAGCTCAAGGCCTTCCTCGCCTCCCCCAAGCAGGTGAACCGCCCCATCAACGGCAACGGGAAACAATGGGAGCTTGTGGAACCCCCCTGTGGGATGCGGgggctgccttccttcctttctccaggaagaataaaatttctaagcaagaaaaaaaaaaagatattcttgcATAATTTCTTGGTTGGTTTGATTTTGCTCTTTTGTTacggctattttttttaagattttatttttaagtaatctctacacccccaatgtggggcttgaaaacccacaaccctgagatcaagagtcataggctccactgactgagccagccaggtgccccatggctgatttttttttttaaaccactaaatcTTTCCTCTAAGATTTGCTCTGAGATTTTTGTGAAAGCgacctctctttttaaaagaggtCAAAATCACCGATttagatgcttaacatcatttattgaataatctatCCTTTTCCCAGAATTTAAAAGTGTTGCCCTGTCACATATACATGACTAgatgtgtgggtctgtttctggtcatttttctggtttctgttgcattgatctgttTATTTATCCCTCTGCTAGTCTCATAGTATTTTATTACAGTAATTTTCTGgtacatattttgtttatatctgGCAAGACAAGgacttttccttattctttttttctttttcccaaaatttCTGTTTGCATGTATTTCTTCTTGCAGATGACATTATCAGTCAATCCCTCGGGTTATAAAAACTTCGTTTGAGTTTGTTCCTACTGCAGTGGTTCAGGCAGCAAAACCTCTCCAATGGGGTTGTAAACTGCTCTAAGGCACCTGCTCACCTTGTTAGCCGCAGCGGCAGCCTCCGAGGCCCAGGGGTCGCTAAGGTTGGACAGATGCGCGGGTCCGGCTGGAGGGGGGCCTCGGCAGCGCCTGAGGTTGCCACGAGGCCCAGGCGGCGGTTGGTGGCCTTCCCCGAGGGCTGCTCTCAGGCTGCGTGCGGGAGCGTCTGGTGATGGACGGGAGCGGGCCTCCTGGGTCTGTGCGCGCTCGGTCCTTGCTCTTGGGGGTGCCCTCCGGGCACCCCGGCGGCGGGCTCGGCGTTAGCGCTGCATCTGGATGGGCGCCCTCTGCTCCCTGGGGCCTGAAGGCTGGGCGGCGGTGGCATCGGGCAGCGTCAGGGCTGCAAGGTGCTGAACGAGGCTCCCCCAACGCCAGGGGCCGTGGGTTCAATTAAAATCGGGACCTAGAGACAGATCTCAACTTACTGTTATTACTTAATATTGTTTACAAGAGtcaaacagaaaatgagaaagtgaaATAACTGGTATGGACATCTGGGAACAAGAAATGAAGTCATCTATTTCTCAGGTAATTGGAAAACCGAAGAGaccttggtaaaaaaaaaatctggaatagGTGAGTTTGGGAAGTTTGCTCAATCAACCTAAACAATGCCAAAATCTATGGCTTTTGTCTCCTCTAGTAACAAGAACCTTCATAGATTAATTTCACAAGAAAGCTACTAACTTATATTTTAGACAAACTATAAGATCTCGGTGGAATATGGAAAATAAGATCTGACCAAATGGAAAAGCCTAACAATGAtgggaaactaaaaaataaatgtaattaaaaaaatattttccattgaaTGCAGTTCCAGCAATCTCAAATAATAACGATTTTCTGCAGAAGgagaaagatttaataaaataatcttagaGTTTATCTGGAAGAATAAATGTCCCAAAGCAGTCAAGAAATAAACAATGATAGTGAGGTAAGACGTAGCTTACCAGACATCAGAACATATTCTAGAGCCCCTCTAATCAAATCAGTATGGTGTCGCCATGGGCATAGATACATGGATCAATAGAACAATTAATTAGGAAACCCAAAAATGCATTGCAACACCCATGAGAATAGAATATATAACCCAGGTGGTAGTTCATTGTGGTGGGATGAGAAAggtgtattattattatccacCTTTGCTCCTGGAACATCTTTAGTTCCAGTTCAGTGGACCACATTGGAGGaatggctgagccagccaggtgggaCCCTGCTGCTGTCCAGGTGTACCTGCTCAGTGGCCTGCTAGGCCCTCTGCTGCTCACTGACCTCAGGTCCATGTCCCTTGACAGGCAACTCCTTCACTCCTTCTCCATATATGTGATACAGGCCTCCATTATAGACCTTACCTCATTGTGctgcccctctctcccacacAGGGGAGGCCCTCCAGGGTAGGGTCATGCCTCAGTCAGTGCTGCAACCTCAGTGAGCAGGTGATGCCCAGTGCAGAGGAAGGCACAGTGAGGAAAACTACACAAAAGCAAAGTGGGGGCCCTGGTGGGCGGGGAATGCAGCCTCTGGTTCTGGTTGTCTGTTTCTGTATAACAAGCTACCCTAAAGCCTAGAGGCTTCAACCGACAAACACTTTATTCTGTCTCACAATTCTGTAGGTCAGGAATTGGGGCAGGGCTCTGCTGCACGATGTTTTTGTACACAAGGTATGAACTGAGGTCACTCAGTGCTATCTAGCTGGCAGATGGCAATGTCCAGAGTAGTTTCCCTCATGTGCCTGGCACCTGGCAGGGATGGCTGGAAGTCTGAGCGCTGCTGGGCTGTCAACTGAAGCTGATTGATGTGACTTTTCCAGTGAGGCAGCTCCAGTCATCAGACTTCCTGCAAGGCAACTGGAGCTCCCCACACAGAGTGTTCCAAGACACAGGAAGTGGAAGCTTCCAGGCTCTTAAGGCCTGGGCCCAGTCTGGTAGACCCTGAATCCCACCATATTCTACTGGTTAAAGCAGTCACAGAGCCTGCCCAGATTCAAGGGCTGGGGACACATCTCACCTCTCAAGGggaggagtgtcaaagaatttgagGCCATCTTGAATCCACCACACCAGCAAAGCTTACTGAGGATACCCCTTTGAGTTAGGGCAGCCGGAACCATGGGAATCACATTCTCAACCTGCATAGTTCTCATCTCCAAAATGTCTACTCTTGCCCTCCGGGCCATGGAAGGATCTGGGAGTTGTGCTCCAACTCTTTAAGGCTGCCCCACTCAGGGGCTCACCTCTCCCCTTCTGGCCTACCACCTCCTCCTCTGCGGTCTCAGGCCCTCCCCAGGCGCTTCCCAGAACCTCCTCATGTGAACCAGGGGTTACAGAACCTGAGTGGGTATGGGGCCAGACACGCAGCTCTGATGCAGGGGTGTCTTTTTCTCCTGTAGCTGCTGAGAAATGCTTATGCTAGACCTGGTCTGTGCATCTCCCTAGATTTATTTGATCATTGTCTGCCTGATATTACAGGTGACCCTTCTAGAGGACCACCTGGTACCTCCCCATTCTTGAGGCACAGGGAAGATTTGGATCTTTAATTGGAGGGAGTTTGCTGAGCTGGGCATAGCCTTCTGGTGCGGGCCTCATCTGCCTAGTTCCCCCCTGACCACCTGGCCTTGTGGCACACCTGGCCCCCACATTCTTGCTGCTTGTCTCTTCCTCCTGTCCTGGAACTTGTCCCCACTGGGGTGCAAGCAACTGCAGACCCACTTGGCACCTGTGCATGCATATTGGCCTTCAGAGCTATGGGCTGCAAGACAGCAGATGGCGTGGGCCACTGGCTTCTGTCCCCTGGCTGGCCTACCCCACAAACTGCAGCTCATGCCAGAATGCACCACCACAGCCCCGGGATTCAGCTCTTCTGGTTCCTACTGGGGCCGTGAGGGGCACCACACATATGAGCAGGGGTAGAAAGGCCCCTGGGGCGGGCACCCAGTAAACTCAGCAACTGGGAGATGGgagtgttttttccccttttgttctcTGAGGCAGACTCCTTGATGTTATGGTGGTTCATACAGCCCTCTTCAGACATCTTTCGCAGCCAAACAATCTCTGTGCCTGTTACAGAGCTGTGGTCAGCTCAGCCAGCCCTCCCTTAGGCCTTCCCTCTCTTTTGCCTGCCTCACTCCTGCTTCCCTGGGATTCACTCCTCAAAAAGTGTTAGCATCTAAGCTTTTGCCTCAAATTCTGCTTCCCAGGGAATGCAGGCTAAGACAAAGCTCATTTTTCACACTTGGTGTCACAAACATCCTGTGACATCAGTTCTTATCAACCAAAGTCACTTAGCACCTCCTCCTGTTTGTTGGGCACCAGAAGAGACCTTGGGGACATGGTGGCCAGCAGATACAGTCCTGGCGCCCAGAgcccttggggtgggggaggtgccaAGGGAGATGAGGGGGACAAACATCCCACTGTATAATAGAAGTAGAAAAAGTAGGAAGGGCAAATCTAGAAGACTTAGGCCTTTATGTCTATTAGTGGTCATTTCTAAAACCTGTAAGCTGGGGAAAGGGAGCTGTGGCTAAATTCATTAGAAATTCTTGTTGCCAGATAATCTCTTTCCTGAAAGCCTGTGGGAATGGGTGGGCTGCAGGGCTGGCCAGGTGAGTACTGGCAGTCGTCTCAGAAGGTGCTGGCCAAGGCTCTTGAGTCACCAAGGTGTGGCCAGCTTGACCACACAGGCTAGAGGACAGGATGTTCTGGTGGAATGGAGAGAGGATGACCAATTTGGAATGTTAAAACTGCGAGGGGAGGAGACCCTCCCTATCCCCTCAGAGGGTGGACCAGAAGTTGGGAATCCATGTGTAATGACCTCTGACCCTCCTTCTCATTCTGGGACTTGGTGCATCACCGAACACTAGTCTTTTGGAGAATTTCATTCTAGTTACTTGCTCAATGCAGAAGGCATTTTTGGTGCTCTGCCCAGGTCCTGAGGCCACCACTCACCAGTCCTGTGGACCCATCCACCCCCTTCTAAGGGCTGACATCTGAGAGTTCTTCACCCTGGAGGGAACCGGAAACGCTTGGGTGTTTAGGTACCTGCAGGGTAGCCCATAGTAAAGAATTGCTAGCTCAGCTCTGCTGTCTTGAGGTTGGCTTAAAACCCAGGCATAACTTACACTCCAGAGTTCCCATCAGCATCAGGTGGAGGCTAGGACTTTGCCTGACATGACACCTTTGGCTGCCTTTTCCATTCCCTACTCTGTTCACACTACTTCCAGGTCTGGCTGAGCCCTTCCCACCCTGACATTTCACTGTTCCTCAATTTGAAGTCCTGGGAATTCGAAATCAAAAGAGGCAAGAGCATCACGTGGGTGACCCTCAGGAGCTGGCCAAGAGCGGCCCTGCTCCTGGGGCTCTCAGCAGGTGGGTAGGGGGCAGGATCCTGTGGCTGGCATGGTGAGGTGAGGGCCTACAGGATAGCAGCTACAGTCCTTCCTCTTTGAAAGCTGCAGGGGTATAGGAAGGAAGTCTCAGGAGAACCTTTCCTGGGCCTCACCTGGGTCAGCCCTACCCAAACACAGCACTGTTGCATGGTTCCATCAGGAGCCAGCTCTGAGCACAGGATGGCTGAGGCCGGGCCcgagagcagggcagagggaaggaacagGACTGTGGGGAATACCTATTCCTTAATGGACCTCCCAGAGAGCTCCTGCTGCTGTGACCTTCACTGAGGCACATAAGTGCTCAGGTAAGAACCCCCAcactttttggggtgcctgaggcCCAGCTCTGAGGGGAGGCTTTGTCACTCCTGATACCAGTTTCCTCTTCAAAGCCtcgccctgcccccagctcctgtAGACTTCTGTCTTTGTGTCCTCAGCAGGCGTTGGACCCAGGAGGACCAGGGGGGAGCCCTGTCCCAACTGTGGGGCTCAGAGATGTCCAAGTCCTCGCACCCAGGACCCCTGGATTCTAGTCTCTTCCTGCACTGGCCAGAGGCAGGAACAGCAAAACCTGTAATGGAGAGAAATGCAGGCCAGCTATCTGCCATGAGGTTGAAAACAAAATAGTCAGGGATCCCCAggcctggattttttttcatggggacacatcacttctattcaacaagTCTAAAGATCAGAAACCTGAATCCAAAGACACTCCAGCTCAGGGCTGGGCTGCTGGGGAGAGGGATCTGAAGTCCTATTATGCTTGTCAGTTAGATCTGGAGTTGGCAGGGTAGGGCATATATTAGAAACTTAGGTTTTTAGGCTTAGGGTTCTGTAAACTCAAATACTGTTTTTCCTTCAAGTCCCCACATTAAGGCAGTTTGTTCTCATTTGTGCTTTTCTGTTCAGTGCGGTCTAGGCTGGTGCTGCACACAGGAGTGGCCATGCTGGGCATTgcactggggaggggaggctggggacgGTGGGGGAGGCCAACCCTCAGAGCAGGGGTCCAGATCCCTGACCAGGCCCGCACCCCAGAATCCCGCCACAGGAACTTTGGGAAAATAAGCCTCCAGAAGGACCACGCCGATGTACAAAGATGCTTATGGAGAGACTTCCAGGTCATGGGTTGCAATAGTCAATTAAAACTTCCTCATAGATATTCTCTCCCCTGGTAACTAACAGAGTCAGCTACAAAATATATAACGAAATTCCAGCCTTTTGAATAATTAATCAACCGTTTTTAGAAGTGAGAGCAGAATACAGCTGTCCTCGCACAGATGGGCAGTGCCTCAGTCTGGGGCTCCTGTGCCTCTTGTCAGCCCCTGCCTCCACTCATGCCCTCTCAACCTACAGAGACGGGGAAGAACATAAAACCTCCAGCCTCGTAGGGCACCTCGGAGCAGAAAGCAGACCGGGGACTCCCGATCAAGATGGCAGATGGATCACTGTATCTAAGTTGGCTGTCTCTCCAAAACTTGCATGAAAGTCATAGTAAAGGGACATTTGAAAGGCATAAACCCCCAAAGACGGGGAAGGAGAGGAAACCACATGATCTGGAACCCAGAAGCAGAAAGATGAGTGGAAACTGACTCAGTGGCCCCGAGAAAGCCATGTCCTAAGCCGGCAATGGGAACAACAATGAACCACCCATAATCACTCGATTACACGGAAGATGTGGGGCGAGGAGGGAGGCCAGCGAGGGGATCGCAGGATGGTGTTAGGAGCCCTCGGCATCCTCCCCACTCTGCACAGCTCTCCCCCCATCAGAGTCGAAGACTGCAGGGTCTCCAGGGTGAATGGGGGAATCTCTGCCCTGGGGGCTGGGCATCAGGCAAAGGAACTGGGCTTGGAGGTCCTGAACCAAAACAGGGGGCTGAGTGAATACTGAGatgcctctctccccccaccagccCTCTTCTCTACTTGGCTCCTCTCTGGGAAAACTGATGTCAGGGGTCCCCCAACAAATAGCCCAGCCAGATCGACCTGTGGAGAAGTAGGGTTGAGGAGCCCCACCCAGCCTCCAGCTTCTTGGAGGCTTGCTCGGGAAGGGGTGCAGCGCCCAGCTTGGGTTCCTCTGAGGTACCTTGGAGGGCTGTCAAGCAGCTCTGTGACATTCTTTCTAGATTGTGGGGTCCCTTAAGCCTCTTGGCTTCTGCTCTGGGGCTTTAACCAACAACAGGAAAAGTCTCTTTCCACATCCTTCTAAACAAGATTCAGcagcataatctttttttttttttttacaaatatggaGATAGCTAGCAGAAGAAATACTAGGGGATCGAAAATGGTTGCTTCCAGGAGGTGGAActagggagtgggagggatgggacaAGGGACTATTTTTCATATAAGCCTTTCAGtatgattgattttattttattttattttattttattttattttattttattttattttattttattttattttattttattttattttattttaagtaggctccacacccagcacggagcccaacatggggcccgaactcacaaccctgagatcaagacctgagctgagatcaagagttggacgcttaaccgacggagccacccaggtgccccagatttcatttttaaaggatgtgTTGGTATCCGTtagatgacacaaataaaaacTACGAAACAATCCCAGGAATTCCTTTGCCCTGGCCTGTCCTCAGGGAtttgtggggcagggggagcctcACTCCTCAAACCTGTCACATGGTTACTCACCCTGCCACTGTTGCGGACACAGAGTCCCGAGTGGGGACAGGTGGGCAGGGGTGGTCGGGGTTGCTGCTGTGAAATCGTAGGCTTACCAGTCCTCGGGGAGAAGCTGTGAAGTTTTCGCTCTCAGAACTGCATTTCTGAGAAGCTTTTAGACGATGAGGGAAAGGCCAACTCCCTGGTGGAGATCACAGCCTCTTGGAGTGAGAAGAGCAGAGGGGCCGGCCGGGCTGGAGGGTCTGTGCTCTGGGGCATGAGTGTGGGCCTCCATCCCCTCTGTGTCCACAGGCAGTGAAGGGAGGAGCCCCAGGCTCTGCAAGTCAGCCCTGTTCTGGGGTCCCACCCCTTACTCTCCACATCACCTCCCACCTCCGTCCGGCCCTCTCTAGAAGGCCTAGCATCTTCCTGGACCTGCAGCGAAGGCCACTTCTGGCTCTCCAGGGAGGTCCTGCCCTGAGCACAGCTCACTTGCTCCGAGTCTATCTCGAGGGCAGGTGTCACACACTGGGTCCCTTCATCTCTGGGTGGCCGAGGCCTCCTGCAGACTCTGTCCCCATGGGGTGTTGGTCAGCTCTGCTGATCAATCAAAGGAATCAAAGTTTATCTGAGGAAAGGGGAAGGCAGGACTTACGGCCGGACACCAGGATTCAGGAATTGGGATGGATGGTGAGGCTTGGAGGCCAGGCAGTTCTTGCCTGATTCCAGCTGCCTCGGGGGACCCAGGCAAAGCTAAACAACCAGGCTGAAGGATCCAGGGGCTTGTCACAGGCAGGTGTCTCCCAGTTCCTAAGACCTCCAGGCAGCCTCTGTGGAGTACTCAGGGGAGGCCACCTGCAGCCCCGCACAATTGTGGCTTCCACATCTTGATCTCTGAACACCTGCCTCAACTTCTACTCCACAGTTCTTAACCTTTGTGCCAGGGACCCCTTTGGAGTCTTGTGCAGCCTATGGGGCCCTTTCCAGGAATGTTGCAtaaaatgaatgcataaaataaaatacacaggatTATGAAGGAAACCGCTCCCAGCGAAATATTAtcactaaaatattaaataaataagtttgtGATGGAGTAACATGCATGCTTCTTCATTAACGAATCAACAAGATCTGGCGGCAAGTGTATGCAGGGCCTGTAATTTTGAAGTAGCGAAGAGCAAAACCA
Coding sequences within it:
- the LOC113920419 gene encoding glutathione S-transferase P-like: MPPYTIVYFPVRGRCEAMRMLLADQGQSWKEEVVTKERWLQGPLKASCLYGQLPKFQDGDLTLHQSNAILRHLGRSLGLYGKDHREAALLDMVNNGVEDLRCKYVMLIYTNYEAGKEEYLKALPEYLKPFETLLSQNEGGHAFIVGNQISFTDYDLLDLLLIHQVLDPSCLDSLPLLSAYVMRLSARPKLKAFLASPKQVNRPINGNGKQWELVEPPCGMRGLPSFLSPGRIKFLSKKKKKIFLHNFLVGLILLFCYGYFF